In Mercenaria mercenaria strain notata chromosome 13, MADL_Memer_1, whole genome shotgun sequence, a single window of DNA contains:
- the LOC123528927 gene encoding thioredoxin reductase 1, cytoplasmic-like isoform X3: MINPPTDKYDYDLIVIGGGSGGLAASKAAAALGKKVAVFDFVKPTPIGTTWGIGGTCVNVGCIPKKLMHQAALLGHSFHDAKEFGWQMPEKIEHNWDTMKNAIQDHIGSLNWGYRVQLRDKKVEYKNAYAEFVDKHKVKAVDKKGKEMSYSADKFILATGERPRYPDIPGAKEYGITSDDLFSLPYCPGKTLVVGASYVSLECGGFLQALGLDVTIMVRSILLRGFDQQMAEKIGEYMSNHGMNFIRPCVPTKVEQLEAGSPGKYRVTGLYSDGTPYTDEFNTVLFAIGRDACTGSIGLDKVGVKTNKNGFIPVDDSEQTNISNIYAIGDILEGKPELTPVAIQAGKLLANRLFSNSDTKTDYKKVATTVFTPLEYGAIGYAEEDAIKEFGEENIEVYHTHFRPLEWTVPHREDNACYAKLVCLKPDDMRVVGLHVLGPNAGEITQGYAVAMKLNATKADFDDTIGIHPTCSEVFTVLDVTKRSGGDVSQSGC, encoded by the exons ATGATAAATCCGCCCACTGATAAATATGACTATGATCTCATAGTTATAGGTGGGGGCTCTGGCGGCCTGGCAGCATCAAAG gcTGCTGCAGCCCTGGGGAAAAAAGTAGCTGTATTTGACTTTGTGAAACCAACTCCAATTGGAACCACATGGG GTATTGGTGGAACATGTGTGAATGTAGGATGTATACCGAAAAAACTGATGCACCAGGCAGCTCTTTTAG GTCACAGTTTCCATGATGCCAAAGAATTTGGATGGCAAATGCCAGAAAAAA TTGAACATAATTGGGACACTATGAAAAATGCAATTCAG GACCATATAGGCTCCCTTAACTGGGGCTATAGAGTTCAGCTTAGGGACAAAAAAGTAGAATACAAGAATGCTTATGCAGAGTTTGTGGATAAACACAAGGTTAAG GCTGTAGATAAAAAAGGGAAGGAGATGTCTTACTCAGCAGACAAATTTATACTTGCCACAGGTGAACGACCAAGATATCCAGATATACCAGGTGCCAAGGAGTATGGTATAACAAG TGATGACTTGTTTTCCCTACCATACTGCCCGGGTAAAACACTGGTGGTAGGAGCATCATATGTATCCCTCGAGTGTGGTGGGTTCCTGCAGGCACTAGGACTTGATGTAACAATTATGGTACGCTCAATCCTTCTGAGAGGTTTTGACCAACAGATGGCTGAGAAGATCGGAGAGTATATGTCCAACCACGGAATGAACTTTATACGACCATGTGTGCCTACAAAG GTGGAACAGCTGGAGGCAGGTTCACCAGGAAAATATAGAGTAACAGGACTGTATTCAGATGGAACTCCATACACAGATGAATTTAACACT GTGTTATTTGCAATAGGTAGAGATGCATGTACAGGAAGTATAGGACTAGATAAAGTAGGAGTAAAGACCAACAA AAATGGATTCATTCCAGTGGATGACAGTGAACAAACAAACATATCTAACATATATGCTATTGGTGATATACTGGAGGGGAAACCAGAACTAACTCCTGTAGCTATACAAGCAGGAAAACTGCTTGCCAACAGATTGTTCTCAAATAGTGATACAAAG ACTGATTACAAGAAAGTTGCGACTACAGTATTTACACCACTAGAGTATGGAGCAATTGGGTATGCTGAGGAAGACGCCATCAAGGAGTTTGGAGAGGAAAATATTGAG gTATATCATACACACTTCCGACCACTGGAGTGGACTGTGCCTCATAGAGAAGACAATGCTTGCTATGCGAAGCTGGTGTGCCTTAAACCAGATGAT ATGCGTGTGGTAGGATTACATGTACTAGGTCCTAATGCAGGGGAGATAACCCAGGGATATGCTGTAGCAATGAAGCTGAATGCAACTAAAGCAGATTTTGATGATACCATTGGTATACATCCCACATGCTCTGAG GTATTCACTGTTCTAGATGTTACCAAGAGAAGCGGTGGTGATGTAAGCCAGTCTGGTTGCTGA